The Fructilactobacillus ixorae genome has a window encoding:
- a CDS encoding acyltransferase family protein — MPTERPNYRFITGFTGLRALAVICVLLYHFNPTIFSGGYLGVPVFLTLSGYLVTDHLLNEYHTTGQFHYGHFWYKRLKRLYPTLIVMLLATASYITFFQRNLLANLWQSILTNLTYVYNWFEIANGQSYFQKFAGSESPFTHLWTLSIEGQFYLIWPLIVLFLLRWFKNRRQSNRSVLIMALLLSLGSSLLMALLFHPGVDPSRVYYGTDTRMFSLLLGAGFAVLWPSKHVLAHPNRHQRRFFALVGGLGIGGMALIILTVGAQSAFLYRSGMFLFSVLTLLAMWAMIAITGMWNRALTNPVFNWIGSRSYEIYVYQLPVFVFFGDKVPNLAAHQWLYAGIEVALILVISELSYRYVEVPFSHYDYRSALRRLSAFFTQITFRRALLAFILVCGSVGVIQSTTVDPKVANHSPLAKHIQKNSKQEQQYNQKLAQQIKSGKKVQRTSTDAAKIQKDGLTKAQLKQAQQLSGSAVGDSVMLAGRDELQKIFPQLYIDAQVSRQPDAAIASLKAMESQGLLGKNIIIGLGTNGAIKPETLSEVCQIAGPNRHIFWINNHIPSQPWQNQNNELLQKTQQKQPHFYVIDWNDYVAKHPDWLYDDQAHPNQAGSPKYATFIAKQVLQHAVK, encoded by the coding sequence ATGCCAACCGAGCGTCCTAACTATCGCTTTATTACTGGATTTACCGGCCTGCGGGCACTAGCAGTAATTTGCGTGCTTCTGTATCACTTTAATCCCACCATTTTTAGTGGTGGTTATCTAGGGGTCCCGGTCTTTTTAACCCTGTCCGGTTACCTAGTTACCGATCACCTTTTAAATGAATACCACACCACGGGGCAATTTCATTACGGTCATTTTTGGTATAAACGTCTGAAACGGCTCTATCCCACTTTGATCGTCATGTTATTGGCAACTGCCAGTTACATTACGTTCTTTCAACGGAATCTACTTGCCAACCTGTGGCAGAGTATCTTAACCAACTTAACTTACGTTTACAACTGGTTTGAGATCGCCAACGGGCAATCCTACTTTCAAAAATTCGCTGGTTCCGAGTCTCCGTTTACGCACCTCTGGACGCTCTCAATCGAAGGTCAATTTTATCTAATCTGGCCCCTGATCGTCTTATTCCTGCTCCGCTGGTTTAAAAACCGGCGCCAAAGCAATCGGAGTGTCCTCATAATGGCGCTCCTGCTTTCTCTCGGATCCAGCCTGTTAATGGCGCTCCTGTTCCACCCGGGCGTGGACCCTAGTCGGGTTTATTACGGAACGGATACCCGAATGTTCTCGCTGCTACTCGGAGCCGGGTTCGCCGTGCTCTGGCCTAGTAAGCACGTGCTTGCGCACCCCAACCGCCACCAACGCCGCTTCTTTGCCCTGGTTGGTGGCCTTGGAATCGGTGGGATGGCGCTCATCATCCTCACGGTCGGCGCTCAGTCGGCGTTCCTCTACCGGAGTGGGATGTTTCTCTTCTCGGTTTTAACGCTGCTCGCGATGTGGGCCATGATTGCCATCACTGGCATGTGGAACCGCGCTTTAACTAATCCGGTCTTTAACTGGATTGGGTCACGCAGCTATGAAATCTACGTCTACCAGCTCCCCGTCTTTGTCTTTTTCGGTGATAAGGTGCCAAACCTCGCCGCTCACCAGTGGCTGTACGCCGGAATTGAAGTAGCGCTTATCCTCGTTATCTCAGAACTATCATATCGGTACGTGGAGGTGCCCTTCAGTCACTATGACTACCGTAGTGCCCTCCGTCGCTTATCCGCTTTCTTTACCCAAATCACCTTCAGACGGGCTCTCCTAGCGTTCATTCTGGTGTGTGGAAGCGTGGGTGTCATCCAATCAACCACTGTGGATCCAAAGGTTGCCAACCACTCCCCCCTTGCCAAGCACATTCAGAAGAATAGCAAACAGGAACAGCAGTATAACCAAAAGCTGGCCCAGCAAATTAAAAGCGGGAAAAAGGTTCAACGGACCTCAACTGACGCAGCCAAGATTCAAAAAGACGGCCTGACTAAGGCACAGTTAAAACAGGCTCAGCAACTTTCCGGAAGTGCCGTTGGTGACTCCGTCATGTTAGCGGGACGCGATGAGCTTCAAAAGATTTTCCCGCAACTCTACATTGATGCGCAGGTTTCACGCCAGCCGGATGCCGCCATTGCTTCCCTAAAAGCAATGGAAAGCCAGGGATTACTGGGAAAGAATATTATCATTGGATTAGGAACTAATGGAGCAATTAAACCAGAAACGCTTAGTGAAGTTTGTCAAATTGCCGGCCCCAACCGCCACATTTTCTGGATTAATAATCACATTCCTTCCCAACCTTGGCAAAATCAAAACAACGAGTTGCTCCAAAAAACGCAACAAAAACAGCCTCACTTCTATGTTATTGATTGGAATGATTACGTTGCTAAGCATCCTGACTGGCTCTATGATGACCAGGCTCATCCCAACCAAGCTGGGAGCCCGAAGTATGCTACCTTCATTGCCAAACAAGTTTTACAACACGCCGTTAAATAA
- a CDS encoding ATP-dependent Clp protease ATP-binding subunit — protein MASNFGNDPFGNSGMDDLFNSFFNNMGNNPNARYVVNGHELTPEQVAEMRRTGRIPGQTGQHNATTNQANQTNQKQESYLDKIGRNLTDEAKQGLLDPVIGRDQEIQETAEILSRRIKNNPILVGDAGVGKTAIVEGLAQKIVKGEVPATIKDKDIISIDLSSLEAGTQYRGAYEENIQKLVKEVEQRKNVILFFDEIHQIVGAGASGDENGGKGLSDILKPALSRGDISVIGATTQDEYRNTIMKDAALARRFNDVTVNAPSKETTFEILQGIRKSYEDHHQVKLPDDALKAAIDYSEQYIPQRSLPDKAIDLVDMTAAHLAAKHPVTDKVSLEKELKAAKEQKDADAKAENYEAAAKDKEKIEELEKQLNNQSDNSETPVAKPADIAESVERLTGIPVSQMTSDDMERLKGMGSRLKSHIIGQDEAVDAVVNAIRRNRAGFDEGNRPIGSFLFVGPTGVGKTELVKQLAKDMFNNQDSIIRLDMSEYQDETAVSKMIGATAGYVGYNDNGNTLTERVRRNPYSIVLLDEIEKANPQVITLLLQVMDDGRLTDGQGNVVDFKNTVIIATSNAGFGNNAMSNDEAKNQSIMDRLAPFFRPEFLNRFNAIVEFSHLSKEDLSQIVDLMIEDLNNTLARKGMKLSISQDVKDWLMEQGYDEAMGARPMRRVIEQQLRDKIAMYYLDHQDVKDIKAVLDKENNTLRIEADHVAEKATK, from the coding sequence ATGGCAAGCAATTTTGGAAACGATCCATTTGGAAACAGTGGAATGGATGACTTATTTAACAGCTTCTTTAACAACATGGGTAACAACCCGAACGCACGTTACGTGGTTAACGGGCACGAGCTTACCCCTGAACAAGTTGCCGAAATGCGCCGGACGGGCCGGATTCCCGGCCAAACTGGTCAGCATAACGCTACTACTAACCAAGCCAATCAAACAAATCAAAAACAAGAAAGTTACCTTGATAAAATCGGTCGTAACTTGACTGATGAAGCTAAGCAGGGCTTATTAGATCCTGTTATTGGCCGTGATCAAGAAATTCAAGAAACGGCAGAAATTCTAAGTCGTCGGATTAAAAACAACCCGATTTTAGTTGGTGATGCCGGAGTTGGTAAGACCGCGATTGTCGAAGGCTTAGCCCAAAAGATTGTGAAGGGTGAAGTTCCTGCTACGATTAAGGACAAGGACATCATTTCGATTGATTTATCTTCGTTAGAAGCGGGCACTCAATACCGGGGTGCTTACGAAGAAAACATTCAAAAGTTAGTCAAAGAAGTTGAACAACGTAAAAACGTCATCCTCTTCTTTGACGAAATTCACCAAATCGTTGGGGCTGGTGCTTCTGGCGATGAAAACGGAGGCAAGGGCCTGTCAGATATTCTGAAGCCAGCATTGTCGCGTGGTGATATCTCCGTAATCGGTGCTACTACCCAAGACGAATACCGAAACACCATCATGAAGGACGCTGCTTTAGCGCGGCGGTTCAACGATGTTACGGTGAACGCGCCTAGCAAAGAAACTACCTTTGAAATCTTGCAAGGCATCCGTAAGTCTTACGAAGATCACCACCAGGTTAAATTACCCGATGACGCTCTAAAGGCTGCGATTGATTACTCCGAACAATACATTCCCCAGCGTTCGTTACCAGATAAGGCCATTGACCTAGTTGATATGACGGCTGCTCACCTAGCTGCTAAGCACCCGGTTACTGACAAGGTTAGTCTTGAAAAAGAACTCAAGGCCGCTAAAGAACAAAAAGACGCTGATGCTAAGGCTGAAAACTACGAAGCTGCGGCTAAGGATAAGGAAAAGATTGAAGAGTTAGAAAAACAACTCAATAATCAATCTGACAACTCCGAAACTCCCGTTGCTAAACCAGCTGACATCGCTGAATCAGTAGAACGATTAACTGGAATTCCAGTTTCACAAATGACTTCTGATGATATGGAACGGCTGAAAGGCATGGGTTCCCGGCTCAAATCACACATCATTGGTCAAGATGAAGCCGTTGATGCTGTAGTTAACGCTATTCGTCGGAACCGGGCGGGCTTTGACGAAGGCAACCGTCCAATTGGTTCCTTCCTCTTCGTTGGACCGACTGGAGTTGGTAAAACGGAATTGGTTAAGCAATTAGCTAAGGACATGTTTAACAACCAAGACTCCATCATCCGCCTTGATATGTCAGAATACCAAGACGAAACTGCGGTATCTAAGATGATTGGAGCAACCGCTGGATACGTTGGTTACAACGATAACGGTAACACATTAACGGAACGGGTTCGTCGGAATCCATACTCAATCGTGTTACTGGACGAAATTGAAAAAGCGAACCCACAAGTAATCACACTCCTCCTCCAAGTAATGGATGATGGTCGGTTAACTGATGGGCAAGGAAACGTGGTGGACTTTAAGAACACCGTGATTATTGCTACTTCCAACGCCGGCTTTGGTAACAACGCCATGTCAAATGACGAAGCTAAGAACCAAAGCATCATGGATCGCTTAGCTCCCTTCTTCCGTCCTGAATTCCTAAACCGGTTTAACGCCATTGTTGAGTTCTCGCACCTATCTAAGGAAGACTTGAGTCAAATTGTCGACTTGATGATTGAAGACCTTAACAACACGTTAGCACGTAAGGGTATGAAGCTTTCTATCTCCCAAGACGTGAAGGATTGGTTGATGGAACAAGGCTACGATGAAGCCATGGGTGCTCGTCCCATGCGGCGTGTCATTGAACAACAACTCCGTGACAAGATTGCCATGTACTACCTTGATCACCAAGATGTGAAAGACATCAAGGCCGTTCTTGATAAGGAAAACAATACGTTACGAATTGAAGCAGACCACGTTGCTGAAAAAGCAACTAAATAA
- a CDS encoding LCP family protein, with product MEESRLQRDQQPKESHHTRNIILTIILVLLLGIVAFGSYKYFAVKNAVDKSYTSAGMKKERDTKALLKNKQPISILLMGTDTGELGRTYKGRTDTMMVVTINPQQHKTLITSIPRDTAVNIPGFADQSPAKINAAYAYGSTKTAIQTVQQMLNVPIDYYAMINMRGLVQIVDQVGGVTIEPELTFDYEGYHFTKGQPTKMNGKKALAYSRMRYDDPRGDFGREQRQRQLLEAVVTKSGSVTSLLNQGFIDSIAKNTQTDLQFSDLSAIATGYLSGRKNIENTYLSGQSGEMIDGQDMEVTPQNELQKTTDRIRNSLDLPYATTGKIALN from the coding sequence ATGGAAGAAAGTCGGTTACAGCGAGATCAACAGCCGAAGGAATCGCATCATACTAGAAATATTATTTTGACAATTATTCTGGTCCTGTTGTTAGGGATAGTAGCATTTGGATCCTACAAATATTTCGCCGTTAAGAACGCCGTTGACAAATCTTATACCAGTGCAGGAATGAAAAAAGAACGGGACACAAAGGCCCTCCTTAAGAACAAGCAACCCATTTCAATTTTATTGATGGGAACGGATACCGGTGAACTAGGCCGGACGTACAAAGGGCGAACGGATACCATGATGGTGGTAACCATTAACCCGCAGCAACACAAGACGTTAATTACCAGTATTCCCCGGGATACGGCCGTTAACATCCCCGGCTTTGCTGATCAATCACCCGCTAAAATTAACGCGGCTTACGCATACGGAAGCACCAAAACTGCCATTCAAACGGTGCAGCAAATGTTAAACGTGCCGATTGATTACTACGCCATGATTAACATGAGAGGCTTGGTCCAAATCGTTGATCAAGTTGGGGGCGTAACCATCGAACCGGAATTAACCTTTGATTACGAAGGCTATCACTTCACGAAGGGCCAACCAACCAAGATGAACGGGAAAAAGGCGCTCGCTTACTCCCGGATGCGGTACGATGATCCCCGGGGAGACTTTGGCCGGGAACAACGCCAACGCCAGTTGCTGGAGGCAGTCGTTACCAAGAGTGGTTCGGTTACATCATTGTTAAACCAAGGTTTCATTGATTCAATCGCGAAAAACACCCAAACTGATTTACAGTTTTCTGATTTATCGGCAATTGCGACCGGTTACTTATCCGGACGGAAAAACATTGAGAATACTTATTTAAGCGGTCAATCAGGTGAAATGATTGATGGGCAGGATATGGAAGTTACCCCCCAAAATGAGTTGCAAAAAACTACCGACCGGATCCGTAACAGCCTTGATTTGCCATACGCAACCACTGGAAAGATTGCTTTGAATTAA
- the glf gene encoding UDP-galactopyranose mutase → MTDYLVVGSGLFGSTFAYEAAKRGNHVEVIEKRDHVAGNIYTKEVEGIQVHQFGAHIFHTKMKDIWEYVQQFAEFNNYINSPVANYHGEIYNLPFNMNTFNKLWGVRTPAEAQAKIEEQKQSANVPEKPTNLEEQALSLVGTDIYEKLIKGYTEKQWGRRAVDLPSFIIRRIPVRFIYDNNYFSDPYQGIPKGGYTQIIEKMLASDLIDVKVNTDFFDHKDEYLQSGKRIIFTGMIDQFFEYALGELEYRSLRFETEVKEVDNYQGNAVVNYTDAETPFTRVIEHKHFEFGKGNKGKTVVTHEYPKDWSRGDEPYYPIDNKQNRSLYKQYTDLANQAAENVVFGGRLGQYRYYNMDQTIMSALRLVKTEFGE, encoded by the coding sequence ATGACTGATTATCTAGTAGTTGGTTCGGGATTATTCGGCTCAACATTTGCATACGAAGCAGCAAAACGCGGCAACCACGTGGAAGTGATTGAAAAACGGGATCACGTGGCCGGCAACATTTACACCAAAGAAGTAGAAGGAATCCAGGTCCACCAGTTTGGGGCTCACATTTTCCACACTAAAATGAAAGATATCTGGGAATACGTGCAGCAGTTTGCGGAATTTAATAACTACATCAACAGTCCAGTGGCCAACTATCATGGCGAAATTTACAACCTACCTTTTAATATGAACACCTTTAACAAACTGTGGGGGGTCCGGACGCCCGCCGAAGCCCAGGCTAAAATCGAAGAACAAAAGCAGAGCGCTAACGTACCGGAGAAACCGACTAACCTCGAAGAACAAGCGCTCTCCTTAGTGGGAACGGATATCTACGAAAAGTTGATCAAGGGGTACACCGAAAAGCAGTGGGGACGCAGGGCAGTTGACCTGCCGTCGTTCATTATTCGGCGGATTCCCGTCCGGTTTATTTATGACAATAATTACTTTAGCGATCCTTACCAGGGAATTCCCAAGGGTGGGTACACGCAAATCATTGAAAAAATGTTAGCCAGTGATCTAATTGACGTAAAGGTTAACACGGATTTCTTTGACCACAAAGATGAGTATCTGCAGTCCGGGAAACGGATTATTTTCACAGGCATGATTGATCAATTCTTTGAATATGCCCTCGGTGAATTAGAGTACCGGAGTTTACGGTTTGAAACCGAAGTGAAGGAAGTCGATAACTACCAAGGGAACGCGGTCGTTAACTATACGGATGCAGAAACGCCCTTTACGCGGGTGATTGAACACAAGCACTTTGAATTTGGCAAAGGGAACAAGGGCAAAACGGTGGTTACCCATGAATACCCGAAAGACTGGAGTCGGGGTGACGAACCATACTACCCAATTGATAACAAACAGAATCGCTCTTTATACAAGCAGTATACAGATTTAGCCAATCAGGCAGCTGAGAACGTGGTCTTTGGGGGTCGCTTAGGGCAATACCGGTACTACAACATGGACCAAACGATTATGTCAGCCTTACGCTTGGTCAAAACGGAATTTGGTGAGTAA
- a CDS encoding flippase, whose translation MKVIKNYLYNAFYQIFILLVPLVTSPYLARVLGPKGVGINDFTNAVIQFFIIFGSVGVALYGNRQIAYVRNNRAKLTNTFYEIFFMRLITIGVAYIAFFIFLSLVHRFQVYYLAQSFSLLAAAFDISWFFQGVENFSITVLRNLLVKIITLISIFTLVKSYSDLATYILILSLSALIGNLTLFPSLRKYIGLPDWKHFNLFKHFYPTFALFIPEIATQIYLYVNKYMLGIMTNVTQSGYFGQSDKIVKMSLAVVTATGMVMLPHVANAFQKGEYEKVRRYLYTTFEFVTAISIPLMFGIAAVAHTLVPLFFSPKFTPVIPLMMLESVVIVLIAWSNAIGVQYLVPTGQNKAYNYSVIIGAIVNIIANVPLILTIGTVGATLATVLSEVCVTVYQVYSIRNQVSLTDLFTGYFKYFIAGLVMFIIVFVIDIKSQDTWLVLIEEIFIGMVCYAIMLLCLRPRLIKTTLAQVTHKLSQRH comes from the coding sequence ATGAAAGTAATTAAAAATTACTTATATAATGCTTTTTATCAAATTTTTATCTTACTGGTACCATTGGTCACTTCCCCTTATCTAGCCCGGGTTTTAGGACCAAAAGGGGTCGGAATCAATGATTTTACGAATGCCGTCATTCAATTTTTCATTATTTTCGGAAGCGTGGGGGTGGCCCTCTATGGGAATCGCCAAATTGCCTATGTGCGCAATAACCGGGCGAAGCTGACCAATACGTTTTATGAAATCTTTTTCATGCGGTTAATCACCATCGGGGTAGCCTACATTGCGTTCTTCATTTTTCTATCCCTGGTGCACCGCTTTCAGGTATATTACCTGGCTCAGTCGTTTTCGCTGTTAGCAGCCGCCTTTGATATTTCGTGGTTTTTCCAAGGAGTGGAGAATTTTTCGATTACGGTTTTACGGAACCTGTTGGTTAAAATTATCACCCTGATTAGTATTTTCACCCTGGTAAAATCATATAGTGATTTAGCGACCTATATTTTAATTTTGTCACTATCTGCATTAATCGGGAATCTGACGTTATTTCCAAGTTTACGCAAGTATATCGGCTTGCCAGATTGGAAGCATTTCAATTTGTTCAAGCATTTTTATCCCACGTTTGCGCTTTTTATTCCCGAAATTGCCACGCAGATTTACCTGTATGTGAATAAGTACATGCTGGGAATCATGACTAACGTGACCCAGTCAGGGTACTTCGGCCAGTCTGACAAAATTGTGAAGATGTCGTTAGCGGTTGTTACCGCAACCGGAATGGTAATGTTACCGCACGTTGCGAATGCCTTTCAAAAGGGTGAATACGAGAAAGTACGTCGGTATCTATACACCACGTTTGAGTTTGTAACGGCCATTTCAATTCCGTTAATGTTTGGAATTGCCGCAGTGGCACACACTCTAGTTCCGTTGTTCTTTTCTCCTAAGTTCACGCCGGTGATTCCGCTAATGATGTTGGAATCGGTGGTTATCGTTCTAATTGCTTGGAGTAATGCCATTGGAGTGCAGTACCTAGTCCCCACGGGACAAAATAAAGCGTATAACTATTCGGTAATTATTGGAGCAATTGTGAACATCATTGCAAACGTGCCCCTGATTTTAACGATTGGAACGGTGGGCGCCACGTTAGCTACGGTGCTTTCTGAAGTTTGTGTAACGGTCTACCAAGTTTATTCCATCCGCAATCAGGTTAGTTTAACCGATTTGTTTACAGGGTACTTCAAATATTTTATCGCCGGGTTGGTAATGTTTATAATCGTGTTTGTGATTGACATAAAATCCCAGGATACTTGGTTGGTCTTAATTGAAGAAATTTTCATTGGGATGGTATGTTACGCCATCATGTTGTTATGTTTACGACCACGGTTGATCAAAACTACGTTAGCACAAGTAACCCATAAATTAAGTCAGCGCCATTAA
- a CDS encoding GT-D fold domain-containing glycosyltransferase, with translation MKASVFIDKAVNDIVYIPIYQVKYKRKYKEFAIATIQQTIDAIVDKQVSLSRFGDGEFKWIHMIEQNSYEKESPELSKRLLEVMNTKDPRVQVGLPQAFRDPTVLTAKKYWEREMGKYGKQWTSDPDPNKQYLNTSVTRPYMDLIDKSVADYVFAKFKGYLKHKTVLMIEGSATKFGENNDLLSQAKRVVRLTCPDRNAFESYATIFSTAVQKMKTEGIDLVLVALGPTATILTYDLARSTTQQVLDVGHMDIEYSWYLNGDTKRVPVAGKAVNEVE, from the coding sequence ATGAAAGCCAGCGTTTTTATTGATAAAGCGGTTAACGATATCGTGTATATCCCCATTTATCAGGTTAAATATAAGCGTAAATATAAAGAGTTTGCGATTGCAACCATCCAACAAACAATTGATGCAATTGTGGATAAGCAAGTTTCGTTAAGTCGGTTTGGCGACGGTGAATTTAAATGGATTCACATGATCGAACAAAATTCCTATGAAAAGGAATCCCCAGAGCTTAGTAAACGATTGCTGGAAGTGATGAATACCAAGGACCCACGAGTGCAGGTTGGACTTCCCCAAGCCTTTCGTGATCCCACCGTTTTAACGGCGAAAAAGTACTGGGAACGAGAAATGGGAAAGTATGGAAAGCAGTGGACGAGTGATCCGGATCCCAACAAGCAGTACTTGAACACTTCGGTAACCCGACCGTACATGGACTTAATTGATAAGTCTGTGGCAGATTATGTTTTTGCTAAATTCAAGGGATACCTAAAGCACAAAACGGTCCTAATGATTGAAGGAAGCGCAACCAAGTTTGGCGAAAATAATGATTTATTAAGTCAAGCTAAACGAGTGGTTCGGCTTACCTGTCCGGACCGCAATGCCTTTGAATCCTACGCCACCATTTTTTCTACGGCTGTTCAGAAAATGAAAACGGAGGGCATTGACTTGGTACTGGTCGCGTTGGGACCGACTGCTACCATCCTCACGTACGATCTAGCCCGATCCACCACCCAACAAGTTTTAGACGTTGGTCACATGGATATTGAGTATAGTTGGTATTTAAATGGTGACACCAAGCGGGTTCCGGTTGCTGGCAAAGCGGTTAATGAAGTTGAATAA
- a CDS encoding sugar transferase, whose translation MTDEQIWLNPAKVQNRPVYFSVKRMMDVLLSVLGLILISPLLLVICLLVKFDGSHGKVLYVQERVGKNGIHFKMLKFRSMVPNADQKLAELKNKNEVEGAMFKIKDDPRITKIGKFIRKYSLDELPQLFNVISGSMSLVGPRPPIPSEVEEYTDYDKQRLLVVPGCTGLWQTTARNSSDFNEMVNLDLDYIQKSSFSFDLKMMFDTVKIMIKPNAAY comes from the coding sequence TTGACTGATGAACAGATCTGGCTTAATCCAGCAAAAGTACAAAATCGACCAGTTTATTTTTCTGTGAAACGGATGATGGATGTACTTTTAAGTGTTTTAGGTTTAATTTTAATCAGTCCACTGTTATTAGTGATTTGTTTGCTAGTTAAATTTGATGGCTCGCACGGAAAAGTGTTGTATGTCCAGGAACGAGTTGGCAAAAATGGCATTCATTTTAAGATGCTTAAATTTCGGTCAATGGTTCCCAATGCGGATCAAAAACTAGCAGAATTAAAAAATAAAAATGAAGTTGAAGGGGCCATGTTCAAAATTAAGGATGATCCCCGGATTACGAAAATTGGGAAATTTATTCGGAAATACAGTTTGGACGAACTTCCCCAGTTATTTAATGTAATTAGTGGGAGTATGTCGTTAGTTGGACCACGCCCCCCGATTCCGAGTGAGGTAGAGGAATATACTGATTACGATAAACAGCGGTTGCTGGTAGTCCCTGGTTGTACGGGACTCTGGCAAACCACGGCGCGTAATAGTTCTGACTTTAATGAAATGGTCAATTTAGATTTAGATTATATTCAAAAAAGTTCCTTTTCGTTTGATTTAAAGATGATGTTTGACACTGTCAAAATTATGATAAAGCCGAACGCTGCATACTAA
- a CDS encoding DUF4422 domain-containing protein → MKTKILVATHKAAPMPADQQLYLPVLVGATFNDTGQTGFQLDNQGDNLSAKNPNYNELTAVYWAWKNLQAVDAIGLVHYRRFFSESHRRSLDAVLTASQADDLLKQAPVVLPKKRHYYIETIQSHYLHSHYQEPLDVTRAVIAQHDPDYLAAFDAVMASRSAHMFNMFIMQKNYFDAYCKWMFGVLFEVEKHIDITNYSTQEARVFGYLSELLMDVWINTNQVKYVECNWIQIGDRQLVKKAYGFLKRKLFSNVGSDNTHY, encoded by the coding sequence ATGAAAACCAAAATTTTAGTTGCTACCCATAAGGCCGCTCCGATGCCAGCCGACCAACAATTATACTTACCAGTCCTTGTGGGTGCCACCTTTAACGACACCGGACAAACGGGCTTTCAGTTGGATAATCAGGGTGACAATCTTTCTGCGAAAAACCCCAACTATAACGAACTAACGGCGGTTTACTGGGCATGGAAAAATTTGCAAGCGGTTGATGCCATTGGATTAGTTCATTACCGACGGTTTTTTAGTGAAAGCCACCGGCGCAGTTTAGATGCAGTGTTAACTGCGTCGCAAGCTGATGATTTACTGAAGCAAGCGCCCGTTGTGTTGCCCAAAAAAAGACATTATTACATCGAAACGATTCAATCGCATTACCTTCATTCGCATTATCAAGAACCACTGGATGTAACTCGTGCGGTAATCGCACAACACGATCCAGATTACTTAGCGGCATTCGATGCGGTGATGGCAAGTCGCTCTGCCCATATGTTTAACATGTTTATTATGCAAAAGAACTATTTTGATGCTTACTGTAAGTGGATGTTTGGCGTCTTGTTTGAGGTGGAAAAGCACATTGACATCACGAACTATTCGACGCAGGAAGCCCGGGTATTTGGCTACCTTTCAGAATTGTTGATGGACGTATGGATTAACACTAATCAAGTGAAATATGTGGAGTGTAATTGGATTCAGATTGGGGACCGTCAGTTAGTGAAAAAGGCCTATGGTTTTTTGAAGCGGAAACTATTCAGTAACGTTGGTAGTGATAATACCCATTATTAG
- a CDS encoding glycosyltransferase family 2 protein, with amino-acid sequence MAEYDVSVILTTYNAEQTLARAFTSIIQQQTGHSFEVIVVDDGSTDKTVPMIKKYASQYRNVRYVLQANGGPSAARNTGIDHAQGEFLLFSDDDDEYRPDYIENAMQQSPNQQLVIVGIEKHLQNGEVLTETHSALETARSNEQLIQTYLVNNQELDVGPWNKLFRVSLIRKHQLYFANKIFEDSLFILKYLKLINYNEIGFVHRSEYLLYKRNGSITNSYEQQLLSRCDDYIAAVAKLVKTKQGLPRYFASFKARIYLYYVHRNILTNAAWTSNEQWQFLRTRINWQSFLALDNKYRLALGLARFWPKLYIKMYRQKNE; translated from the coding sequence ATGGCTGAATATGATGTTAGTGTGATCTTAACGACTTATAATGCAGAACAAACGCTAGCGCGCGCGTTTACTTCAATCATTCAACAACAAACGGGGCACTCGTTTGAAGTCATTGTGGTGGACGATGGATCGACTGATAAGACCGTTCCAATGATAAAAAAGTATGCGAGTCAATATCGCAACGTTCGCTATGTGTTGCAGGCCAATGGCGGACCATCGGCAGCTCGGAACACGGGGATTGATCATGCGCAGGGAGAATTTCTGCTCTTTTCTGATGACGATGACGAATATCGCCCCGATTACATCGAAAATGCAATGCAACAAAGCCCTAACCAGCAATTGGTCATTGTTGGAATTGAGAAGCATCTCCAAAACGGTGAGGTGCTGACTGAAACCCATTCAGCACTTGAAACGGCGCGGAGTAACGAACAACTGATTCAAACCTATTTAGTTAATAATCAGGAGTTAGATGTTGGACCATGGAATAAATTATTCCGCGTAAGTTTAATCAGAAAACATCAGCTGTATTTTGCCAATAAAATCTTTGAGGATAGCCTGTTTATTCTGAAGTACTTAAAGCTAATTAACTATAATGAAATTGGTTTTGTGCACCGATCTGAGTATCTGCTATACAAACGAAATGGTTCGATCACTAATTCATATGAGCAGCAGCTGTTAAGTCGCTGTGATGATTACATTGCCGCGGTCGCAAAACTTGTCAAAACGAAGCAGGGCTTACCGAGGTACTTTGCTAGTTTTAAAGCCCGCATTTATTTGTACTATGTGCACAGAAATATTTTGACGAATGCGGCGTGGACCAGTAATGAGCAATGGCAGTTTTTACGCACTCGAATTAATTGGCAATCGTTTCTAGCTTTAGATAATAAGTATCGCTTAGCACTTGGGTTAGCCCGATTTTGGCCTAAACTCTATATCAAAATGTATCGACAAAAAAATGAGTGA